The following coding sequences are from one Arthrobacter sp. 24S4-2 window:
- a CDS encoding alpha/beta hydrolase: MKPARRLPLRFRSGATAAKAAAGSLAVLLALTGCTLFGSPNGGSNAGNDTGKADPAIAEAAPAELRDFYSQQVSWTPCEGKFQCAKVKVPLDYSKPAGDSIEIAALKMPAAGKKTGSLLVNPGGPGGSGYDFVKDAGATNVSSEVRSSYDLVGFDPRGVKRSAPVTCLTDQERDESRAKNYDLSSDAGLAAAVADNKATAAKCAEKTGPVLAHVDTVSAAKDLDILRAVVNDKKLNYLGYSYGTFLGSTYASLFPDNVGRMVLDGALDPSLSNEELTSGQARAFEKAVRAYVEKCLGDKGCPLSGNVDSGVQQIRDVVEAVDANPQRAQDGRLVTGSTFVSGLILPLYNDDNWPLLTQALDAAMKGDPSPMLRLADFGADRDPSGKYTSNSAFAFNAVNCLDYPMVTDTATMRADEQRLRQESPTLGYFFAYGGANCEDWPYKSIRTPAPAEYSGSAPIVVVGTTGDPATPVEWAGALRKQLGNASLVTWKGQGHTAYGRSNSCVSDAVDGYLLSGQAPADNTKC; encoded by the coding sequence ATGAAGCCTGCCCGACGTCTGCCCCTACGGTTTCGGTCCGGAGCGACCGCGGCCAAGGCAGCTGCTGGCTCCCTGGCAGTGCTGCTCGCGCTGACAGGCTGCACGCTGTTCGGCAGCCCCAACGGCGGATCAAACGCCGGCAACGACACCGGCAAGGCTGACCCCGCCATCGCCGAAGCCGCTCCGGCCGAACTGCGTGACTTCTACTCCCAGCAGGTTTCCTGGACTCCCTGCGAGGGCAAGTTCCAGTGCGCCAAGGTCAAGGTCCCGCTGGATTACAGCAAGCCTGCCGGCGACAGCATCGAGATCGCGGCGCTCAAGATGCCTGCTGCAGGAAAGAAGACCGGCAGCCTGCTGGTTAACCCCGGCGGCCCGGGCGGATCCGGCTACGACTTCGTCAAGGATGCCGGCGCGACGAACGTTTCCAGTGAGGTCCGCTCCAGCTATGACCTGGTGGGCTTCGACCCCCGCGGGGTGAAGCGGTCAGCCCCCGTAACGTGCCTCACGGACCAGGAACGGGACGAGTCCCGGGCAAAGAATTACGACCTCAGCTCGGATGCCGGCCTGGCGGCCGCCGTTGCGGACAACAAGGCTACGGCGGCAAAGTGCGCCGAAAAAACCGGCCCGGTCCTGGCCCACGTGGACACGGTCAGCGCGGCCAAGGACCTGGACATCCTGCGCGCCGTGGTCAATGACAAGAAGCTGAACTACCTCGGGTACTCCTACGGCACGTTCCTGGGATCCACCTACGCATCGCTTTTCCCGGACAACGTCGGCCGAATGGTGCTTGACGGCGCACTGGATCCTTCCCTCAGCAATGAGGAGCTCACCAGCGGACAGGCCCGGGCGTTCGAGAAGGCCGTCCGCGCCTACGTGGAGAAGTGCCTCGGCGACAAGGGCTGCCCCCTGAGCGGGAACGTTGACAGCGGCGTCCAGCAGATCCGCGACGTCGTCGAGGCCGTGGACGCCAACCCGCAGCGGGCCCAGGACGGCAGGCTGGTCACTGGCTCGACCTTCGTCAGCGGGCTGATTCTCCCGCTGTACAACGACGACAACTGGCCATTGCTGACCCAGGCACTGGACGCGGCGATGAAGGGCGACCCGTCACCGATGCTGCGGCTCGCCGACTTCGGCGCAGACCGGGATCCGAGCGGCAAATACACGTCCAACTCCGCTTTCGCCTTCAATGCCGTCAACTGCCTGGACTACCCGATGGTCACCGACACGGCCACCATGCGGGCCGATGAGCAGCGGCTGCGGCAGGAGTCCCCCACGCTGGGCTACTTCTTCGCCTACGGCGGCGCCAACTGCGAGGACTGGCCCTACAAGAGCATCCGCACACCCGCACCCGCGGAGTACTCCGGCTCGGCGCCCATCGTGGTGGTGGGGACCACCGGCGACCCGGCCACGCCGGTGGAATGGGCCGGCGCCCTTCGCAAGCAGCTTGGCAACGCCTCATTGGTGACGTGGAAGGGCCAGGGCCACACCGCCTATGGCCGGTCGAACAGCTGCGTCTCCGACGCCGTGGACGGCTACCTCCTGAGCGGCCAGGCGCCGGCTGACAATACAAAGTGCTAG
- a CDS encoding NAD(P)H-quinone oxidoreductase, translating to MKAVYVSKAGGPEVLEVREVPAPVPGPGEVLIDVVAAGLNRADVQQRRGFYPPPPGASEILGLEVSGRISGFGPDVSKPFSVGEKVVALLAGGGYAQQVAVPAEQVLRIPDGVDLVTAASLPEVAATVYSNLIMTAQLHPGETVLIHGATGGIGTMAIQLAKAFGAKVATTAGTAEKVGTAKAFLGADIAINYTEEDFPESLRAQNGGRGADVILDVVGAKYLRQNVDALADYGRLIVIGLQGGTKAELDLGQLLSKRAAIIGTALRPRPVAEKGVIMNAVREAVWPLIADGRIRPLVAKSFPLDQVQAAHEYFDSGDHVGKVLLVM from the coding sequence ATGAAGGCCGTCTACGTTAGCAAGGCCGGCGGGCCCGAGGTGCTCGAAGTGCGCGAGGTGCCGGCTCCGGTACCGGGCCCCGGCGAGGTGCTGATCGACGTCGTGGCCGCGGGACTCAACCGTGCGGATGTGCAGCAGCGCAGGGGTTTCTACCCGCCTCCTCCGGGAGCCTCTGAGATCCTTGGTCTGGAAGTGTCCGGCAGGATTTCCGGCTTCGGCCCCGACGTGTCCAAACCGTTTTCCGTCGGGGAAAAGGTGGTGGCACTGCTGGCGGGCGGCGGCTATGCCCAGCAGGTGGCCGTGCCGGCTGAGCAGGTTCTGAGGATTCCCGACGGCGTGGACCTGGTTACCGCCGCATCCCTCCCTGAAGTGGCGGCCACTGTTTACTCGAACCTGATCATGACGGCGCAGCTCCACCCGGGCGAGACGGTGCTGATCCACGGCGCGACCGGGGGCATCGGCACCATGGCCATCCAGCTGGCCAAGGCCTTCGGCGCAAAGGTGGCCACCACGGCCGGGACCGCGGAGAAAGTGGGCACCGCCAAAGCCTTCCTCGGCGCAGACATCGCCATCAACTACACCGAGGAAGATTTCCCCGAGTCCCTCCGCGCGCAAAACGGCGGCCGCGGGGCCGACGTCATCCTGGACGTAGTGGGCGCAAAATATCTCCGCCAAAACGTCGACGCCCTGGCGGACTACGGCCGGCTCATCGTTATCGGGCTCCAAGGCGGCACCAAGGCCGAGCTGGACCTCGGGCAGCTGCTCAGCAAGCGTGCCGCGATCATTGGCACGGCGCTTCGCCCGCGTCCTGTGGCGGAGAAGGGCGTAATCATGAACGCCGTGCGCGAAGCCGTGTGGCCGCTAATTGCGGACGGGCGCATCAGGCCACTGGTTGCCAAGTCCTTCCCCCTGGACCAGGTGCAGGCGGCCCACGAGTACTTTGACTCGGGTGACCATGTGGGCAAGGTCCTCCTGGTCATGTAG
- a CDS encoding PadR family transcriptional regulator has protein sequence MSIRHSLLALLQDKPRYGYQLRVEFEDRTGSAWPLNIGQVYTTLDRLERDGLVRNDGGDGEGHVVYSITEAGRTDVAGWFEAPVGRTNPPRNELAIKLALAVTLPGVDVASVIQAQRVASVRALQDYTKSRRDSSANHRSADTAWLLVLDSLIFQTEAEVRWLDLCEARMAQLANPAT, from the coding sequence ATGTCCATTCGTCACAGTCTCCTGGCCCTGCTGCAGGACAAGCCCCGTTACGGCTACCAGCTGAGGGTCGAGTTCGAGGACCGCACCGGCTCCGCCTGGCCGCTGAACATCGGTCAGGTCTACACAACCCTGGACCGTTTGGAACGGGACGGGCTGGTCAGGAACGACGGCGGCGACGGCGAAGGCCATGTGGTTTACAGCATCACCGAAGCCGGCCGGACCGACGTGGCAGGCTGGTTCGAGGCACCCGTGGGCCGCACCAACCCGCCCCGGAACGAACTCGCCATCAAGCTCGCCCTCGCCGTAACCCTTCCCGGTGTGGATGTCGCGTCCGTCATCCAAGCCCAGCGCGTCGCATCCGTGAGGGCGCTTCAGGATTACACCAAGTCGCGGCGCGATTCATCCGCCAATCACCGCAGTGCTGACACTGCCTGGCTGCTGGTGCTTGATTCGCTCATTTTCCAGACCGAGGCCGAGGTCCGCTGGCTGGACCTTTGCGAAGCCAGGATGGCGCAGCTGGCTAATCCCGCCACCTAG
- the tmk gene encoding dTMP kinase, translating to MTTQNPGLFIAFEGGDGAGKSTQAAALAGALESRGFAVLRTREPGGTPIGEKLRSLVLDHGHGHIDARTEALIFAASRAAHGDQVILPALERGDIVLTDRYIDSSVAYQGAGRELGTVAVRELNEWATGGLQPDLTVLLDVDPAEGRLRRTAGDAAEDRLESEADEFHAKIRTAFLDLAADRPDRYLVLPAHLPVTELTALILARVDALIRSRQSFRQVSRHGVAL from the coding sequence GTGACTACCCAGAACCCCGGACTGTTCATCGCCTTCGAAGGCGGGGACGGCGCAGGCAAGTCCACGCAGGCCGCAGCGCTGGCAGGGGCCCTTGAGTCGCGCGGCTTTGCAGTGCTGCGGACCCGGGAACCGGGCGGCACCCCGATCGGCGAAAAGCTGCGCTCCCTGGTGCTGGACCACGGCCACGGCCACATCGACGCCCGCACCGAAGCCCTGATTTTTGCCGCGTCCCGCGCGGCACATGGGGACCAGGTGATCCTGCCTGCCCTGGAACGCGGCGACATCGTCCTGACGGACCGCTACATCGATTCCTCAGTGGCCTACCAGGGCGCCGGACGGGAACTCGGCACCGTGGCGGTGCGGGAGTTGAACGAATGGGCCACGGGAGGACTGCAGCCGGACCTGACGGTACTGCTCGACGTCGACCCGGCGGAAGGCCGCCTCCGCCGCACGGCGGGCGACGCCGCGGAAGACCGGCTGGAATCAGAAGCCGACGAGTTCCACGCAAAGATCCGCACGGCGTTCCTGGACCTGGCCGCGGACCGGCCGGACCGCTATCTGGTGCTGCCGGCCCATTTGCCGGTCACGGAGCTGACTGCCCTGATCCTGGCGCGGGTGGACGCCCTGATCCGGTCACGGCAAAGTTTCCGGCAAGTTTCCCGGCACGGGGTTGCCCTGTGA
- a CDS encoding VOC family protein, whose protein sequence is MPSPDITPGAPSWIDLMTSDAANAKQFYGELFGWEFQTGDEEKYGGYITAWKNGKSVAGLMQKDETLAGMPDVWSTYLRSDDAAATAAAVTEHGGQIFMPPMDVPEQGVMAMFGDATGAAIGIWQPREMTGYQLVAEPGAAAWHELHTKDYATAVKFYQDVFGWETDVMSDTPEFRYTTLGAGDAAKAGIMDASGYLPAEVPSNWQVYFAVEDADAAIEKAVSLGGKVIDGPDDTPFGRLATLADTTGAMFKIVADTGQGAGEQAAASPEA, encoded by the coding sequence ATGCCCAGCCCTGACATCACTCCCGGCGCACCCAGCTGGATCGACCTCATGACTTCGGACGCCGCCAACGCCAAGCAGTTCTACGGAGAACTGTTCGGGTGGGAATTCCAGACGGGTGACGAGGAGAAATACGGCGGCTACATCACGGCCTGGAAGAACGGCAAGTCCGTAGCCGGACTCATGCAAAAGGATGAAACCCTGGCCGGGATGCCGGACGTGTGGTCGACCTACCTGCGCTCGGACGACGCCGCCGCCACGGCAGCGGCCGTCACCGAGCACGGCGGCCAGATCTTCATGCCGCCCATGGACGTCCCGGAGCAGGGCGTGATGGCCATGTTCGGAGATGCCACCGGGGCGGCCATCGGAATCTGGCAGCCGCGTGAAATGACGGGTTACCAGCTCGTGGCCGAGCCCGGCGCAGCGGCCTGGCACGAACTCCACACCAAGGACTACGCCACCGCCGTGAAGTTCTACCAGGACGTCTTCGGCTGGGAAACGGACGTCATGAGCGACACTCCCGAGTTCCGGTACACCACGTTGGGCGCAGGTGATGCAGCGAAGGCCGGCATCATGGATGCTTCCGGCTACCTGCCGGCCGAGGTTCCGTCCAACTGGCAGGTCTATTTCGCCGTCGAGGACGCGGATGCGGCCATTGAGAAGGCAGTCAGCCTCGGCGGGAAGGTGATCGACGGGCCGGACGACACTCCGTTCGGGCGGCTCGCCACCCTTGCCGACACCACGGGCGCCATGTTCAAGATCGTGGCGGACACCGGCCAGGGCGCAGGCGAACAGGCGGCAGCCAGCCCGGAGGCCTGA
- a CDS encoding bacterial proteasome activator family protein: MSDPNDTQPAEDDPVEGTTLDAAAAPGPASNTGTGRPKGSNLQDLVDEPAKVMRIGTMIKQLLDEVKSAPLDEAARGRLAAIHERSIKELEDGLAPELVEELERISLPFPEKATPSDAELRIAQAQLVGWLEGLFHGIQTAIAAQHATREHTASQLQLRQLPPGTVIAPGVVIGENGEPQRARAPRPDGGAKKAGTPDDPDHGPGQYL; this comes from the coding sequence ATGAGCGATCCGAACGACACTCAGCCTGCCGAGGACGACCCGGTAGAGGGCACCACACTTGACGCCGCGGCAGCTCCGGGCCCGGCGTCGAACACTGGAACCGGCAGGCCAAAAGGAAGCAATCTCCAGGACCTGGTGGACGAGCCGGCAAAGGTGATGCGGATCGGCACCATGATCAAGCAGCTGCTGGACGAAGTGAAGTCGGCACCGCTGGATGAAGCTGCCCGCGGTCGCCTGGCAGCGATTCACGAACGCTCCATCAAGGAACTCGAAGACGGGCTGGCGCCGGAACTCGTAGAAGAGCTGGAACGGATCAGCCTTCCGTTTCCGGAAAAAGCCACTCCATCCGACGCGGAACTGCGCATCGCACAGGCCCAGCTGGTCGGCTGGCTGGAAGGGCTGTTCCACGGCATCCAGACCGCCATCGCCGCCCAGCATGCGACCCGCGAGCACACTGCGTCGCAGCTGCAGTTACGGCAGCTGCCGCCGGGGACGGTGATCGCCCCCGGCGTTGTGATTGGCGAGAACGGCGAGCCGCAGCGTGCCCGCGCACCCAGGCCCGACGGGGGCGCCAAGAAAGCCGGCACACCGGATGATCCGGACCACGGTCCAGGCCAGTATCTCTAA
- a CDS encoding aldo/keto reductase, with product MTLSPELTFNDGNSIPQLGYGVWQVEDDVAEKVVVQAFEAGFRHIDTAKIYGNEAGVGRAIERSGLNPEDIFITTKLWNADQGFESTLAAFDASMDRLGLETLDLYLIHWQQPQQDKYVDTWKALIELQKRGRVKSIGVSNFTTEGLQRIIDETGVVPAINQVELHPFFNQAELRAFNASKGILTQAWSPLGQGGELLEHPVIAGIAEKHNAKPAQVVIAWHLAIGNVVIPKSVTESRIRENYAALDVTLDEADFEAINGLDRTAEGAGRIGPDPAVSDFA from the coding sequence ATGACTCTTTCTCCTGAACTGACTTTCAATGACGGCAACTCCATCCCGCAGCTGGGGTACGGCGTGTGGCAGGTTGAGGATGACGTGGCGGAAAAGGTTGTAGTCCAGGCCTTCGAGGCTGGCTTCCGCCACATCGACACCGCCAAGATCTACGGCAACGAGGCAGGCGTGGGCCGTGCCATCGAGCGTTCCGGGCTGAACCCCGAGGACATATTCATCACCACCAAGCTGTGGAACGCGGACCAGGGCTTCGAGTCCACGCTGGCGGCCTTCGATGCCTCCATGGACCGGCTTGGCCTGGAAACCCTTGATCTTTACCTGATCCACTGGCAACAGCCGCAGCAGGACAAGTACGTGGACACCTGGAAGGCCCTGATCGAGCTGCAGAAGCGCGGACGGGTCAAGTCCATTGGCGTCTCCAACTTCACCACCGAGGGCCTGCAGCGGATCATCGATGAGACCGGCGTTGTTCCGGCCATCAACCAGGTGGAGCTGCACCCGTTCTTCAACCAGGCGGAACTGCGCGCATTCAATGCATCCAAGGGCATCCTCACGCAGGCGTGGTCCCCGCTGGGCCAGGGCGGGGAACTCCTGGAGCACCCGGTCATCGCCGGGATCGCGGAGAAGCACAACGCCAAGCCGGCGCAGGTGGTCATCGCCTGGCACCTGGCCATCGGCAACGTGGTCATTCCGAAGTCCGTCACCGAGTCCCGGATCCGCGAAAACTACGCGGCCCTGGACGTCACCCTGGACGAGGCGGATTTTGAGGCCATCAACGGGCTGGACCGGACCGCTGAGGGTGCCGGCCGCATCGGCCCTGACCCGGCCGTCTCCGACTTCGCCTAG
- a CDS encoding DNA polymerase III subunit delta', which produces MTVWDDLQGQPAVVAQLRQAARGEALTHAWLFTGPPGSGRSNAAKAFAAALNCDQEDVSQRGCGECPACLTILGETHSDVVFVRTEKVTITIDEARDLVSTAGNRPSSGRWRIIVVEDADRMAERTTNVLLKAIEEPTPRTVWMLCAPSPADVLVTIRSRCRAVALRLPPAADVAALLVRRDGVDPALAERAARAAQSHVGIARRLARDADARERRLETVRFPLGLRGITAAVLMAEKLVKIATEEANSSNEVRDAEEKAALLATLGAPESGTLPPAMRSQVKQLEDDQKRRAKRSITDSLDRTLTDLLSFYRDVLIIQMGNAVELVNVELRNELEEFAGRSGAEATLARMDAINKARQRITTTNVAPLLAIESMAASLI; this is translated from the coding sequence GTGACCGTCTGGGATGACCTGCAGGGCCAGCCCGCCGTCGTCGCCCAGCTCCGCCAGGCCGCCCGGGGCGAGGCCCTGACCCACGCCTGGCTGTTCACTGGCCCGCCCGGTTCCGGCCGGTCCAACGCCGCGAAGGCCTTCGCCGCCGCCCTTAACTGTGACCAGGAGGACGTCAGCCAACGCGGCTGCGGCGAGTGCCCTGCCTGCCTGACCATCCTGGGGGAAACCCATTCGGACGTCGTTTTTGTCCGCACCGAAAAGGTCACCATCACCATCGATGAGGCGCGCGACCTCGTTTCGACCGCCGGGAACCGGCCGTCCTCCGGACGGTGGCGGATCATCGTGGTCGAGGACGCCGACCGGATGGCGGAACGGACCACGAACGTACTGCTCAAGGCCATCGAAGAGCCCACGCCCCGCACCGTGTGGATGCTCTGCGCCCCTTCGCCGGCGGACGTACTGGTCACCATCCGCTCCCGCTGCCGCGCCGTGGCGCTGCGGCTGCCGCCGGCCGCCGATGTGGCTGCGCTGCTGGTGAGGCGCGACGGCGTCGACCCGGCCCTCGCTGAACGCGCAGCCCGCGCTGCACAGAGCCACGTGGGCATTGCACGCCGGCTGGCCCGGGACGCGGATGCCCGCGAACGCCGGCTCGAGACGGTCCGGTTTCCGCTGGGGCTGCGGGGCATCACCGCGGCGGTGCTCATGGCCGAAAAGCTGGTGAAGATCGCCACGGAAGAAGCCAACAGTTCCAACGAAGTGCGCGACGCCGAGGAAAAGGCTGCCCTGCTGGCAACGCTCGGCGCCCCGGAGAGCGGCACACTGCCGCCTGCCATGCGGAGCCAGGTCAAGCAGCTCGAGGATGACCAGAAGCGGCGCGCCAAACGCTCCATCACCGATTCCCTGGACCGGACGCTCACTGACCTGCTCTCCTTCTACAGGGACGTCCTGATCATCCAGATGGGGAACGCCGTGGAACTGGTAAACGTTGAACTCAGGAACGAGCTGGAGGAGTTCGCCGGCCGCTCCGGCGCCGAGGCCACGCTCGCCCGGATGGATGCCATCAACAAGGCCCGCCAGCGGATCACCACCACGAACGTTGCTCCGCTGCTGGCCATTGAATCCATGGCCGCGAGCCTGATCTGA
- a CDS encoding YbdD/YjiX family protein, with product MNAILDGFRGFARYFGGVLGADAYTKYLEHHAATGHESAPLSEREFWRDRTDRQDSNPQGRCC from the coding sequence ATGAACGCGATACTCGACGGCTTCCGCGGGTTCGCCCGGTACTTCGGCGGAGTGCTGGGGGCGGATGCGTACACGAAATACCTGGAGCACCATGCCGCCACCGGGCATGAGTCCGCGCCCCTGAGTGAGCGGGAATTCTGGCGGGACCGCACCGACCGCCAGGACAGCAATCCGCAGGGCCGCTGCTGCTGA
- a CDS encoding carbon starvation CstA family protein — translation MGKMPDGKARTALDGDVLVPDPKLPPTSVDKAVLEAEERKWTPTKIAVWAAIALLGGVAWFMLAIVRGETVNAIWFVFASVCTYLIGYRFYSKVIERYITRPNDLRATPAEYKADGKDYVRTDRNVLFGHHFAAIAGAGPLVGPVIAAQMGYLPGTIWIIIGVVLAGAVQDYLVLFFSMRRGGRSLGQMAREELGVIGGTAALVATLLIMVIIVAILALVVVNALGESPWGVFSVGMTIPIALFMGVYLRFLRPGKVMEVSIIGFVLLMAAIIGGGAVAGTEWGAAFFHLDKVTIAWGLIVYGFIAAILPVWLLLAPRDYLSTFMKIGVIVMLALAIIVVRPEITVPAFSEFASRENGPVFPGALFPFLFVTIACGALSGFHALISSGTTPKLIEKERQVRLIGYGGMLMESFVAIMALVAAISIDRGLYFAMNSPAALTGGTVQTAATWVNSLGLAGVNLTPDLLAETARNVGEQSIISRTGGAPTLAVGLAHIMQQFIGGTAMMAFWYHFAIMFEALFILTAVDAGTRVARFMLQDSIGNLIPKFKEHSWRPGAWLCTAVMVAAWGAVLLMGVTDPLGGINTLFPLFGIANQLLAAIALSVCLAIAAKRSSFKYLWIVALPLAFAAVVTITASFQKIFSPVPAVGYFANNAAFSKALADGKTEFGTAKTVAAMEAVVRNTMIQGWLSVIFVVLSIIVIITALIATAKAFRNSADGVAHADHEDPALPSRSYAPAGFIPTAAERELMAEWDKLPAELRLEKSAHH, via the coding sequence ATGGGCAAAATGCCAGATGGCAAGGCACGGACAGCGCTGGACGGCGACGTGCTGGTACCGGATCCAAAGCTTCCGCCAACGTCGGTGGACAAGGCAGTACTGGAAGCCGAGGAACGCAAGTGGACGCCCACGAAGATCGCGGTCTGGGCGGCCATCGCACTGCTGGGCGGCGTGGCCTGGTTCATGCTCGCCATTGTCCGCGGCGAAACGGTCAACGCGATCTGGTTCGTGTTTGCCTCCGTCTGTACGTACCTGATCGGCTACCGCTTCTACTCCAAGGTGATCGAACGCTACATCACCAGGCCAAACGACCTCCGCGCCACCCCGGCTGAGTACAAGGCGGACGGCAAGGACTACGTGCGTACCGACCGCAACGTCCTGTTCGGCCACCACTTTGCCGCCATCGCGGGCGCAGGACCCCTGGTGGGCCCGGTCATTGCGGCCCAGATGGGCTACCTGCCGGGCACCATCTGGATCATCATCGGCGTCGTGCTGGCAGGCGCCGTGCAGGACTACCTCGTTCTGTTCTTCTCCATGCGCCGCGGCGGCCGCTCGCTGGGCCAGATGGCCCGTGAGGAACTCGGCGTGATCGGCGGCACGGCTGCCCTTGTAGCCACCCTGCTCATCATGGTGATCATCGTCGCCATCCTCGCCCTCGTCGTCGTGAACGCGCTGGGCGAAAGCCCGTGGGGCGTCTTCTCGGTGGGCATGACCATCCCGATTGCCCTCTTTATGGGCGTGTACCTCCGCTTCCTCCGCCCCGGCAAAGTCATGGAAGTCTCGATCATCGGCTTCGTGCTGCTGATGGCCGCCATCATCGGCGGCGGCGCAGTGGCGGGCACCGAGTGGGGCGCGGCGTTCTTCCACTTGGACAAGGTCACCATCGCCTGGGGCCTGATCGTGTACGGCTTCATCGCCGCCATCCTTCCGGTCTGGCTCCTGCTGGCACCCCGCGACTACCTTTCAACCTTCATGAAGATCGGCGTCATCGTCATGCTGGCGCTGGCCATCATCGTGGTCCGCCCTGAAATCACGGTTCCCGCCTTCAGCGAGTTCGCGAGCCGGGAAAACGGTCCGGTGTTCCCGGGGGCGCTGTTCCCGTTCCTCTTCGTCACCATTGCCTGCGGTGCGCTCTCCGGTTTCCATGCCCTGATCTCCTCCGGCACTACGCCGAAGCTGATCGAAAAGGAACGCCAGGTCCGCCTGATCGGCTACGGCGGCATGTTGATGGAATCCTTCGTGGCCATCATGGCCCTCGTCGCGGCAATCTCCATTGACCGCGGCCTGTACTTCGCCATGAATTCCCCGGCCGCCCTGACCGGAGGCACGGTGCAAACCGCCGCTACCTGGGTCAACAGCCTGGGCCTGGCCGGGGTCAACCTCACCCCGGACCTCCTGGCGGAGACGGCCAGGAACGTGGGCGAGCAGAGCATTATCTCCCGTACGGGCGGTGCGCCCACGCTGGCCGTGGGTCTCGCCCACATCATGCAGCAGTTCATCGGCGGCACGGCCATGATGGCGTTCTGGTACCACTTCGCCATCATGTTCGAAGCACTGTTCATCCTGACCGCTGTCGACGCCGGAACCCGCGTGGCCCGCTTCATGCTGCAGGACTCCATCGGCAACCTCATCCCCAAGTTCAAGGAGCACTCCTGGCGGCCGGGAGCGTGGCTCTGCACCGCCGTTATGGTCGCAGCCTGGGGTGCGGTGCTGCTGATGGGCGTCACCGATCCCCTGGGGGGCATCAACACGCTGTTCCCGCTGTTCGGCATTGCCAACCAGCTGCTCGCCGCCATCGCACTGTCCGTCTGCCTGGCGATCGCGGCCAAGAGGAGTTCGTTCAAGTACCTTTGGATCGTGGCCCTGCCGCTTGCTTTCGCGGCCGTGGTGACCATCACCGCCAGCTTCCAGAAGATCTTTTCGCCGGTGCCGGCCGTGGGCTACTTCGCCAACAACGCGGCCTTCTCCAAGGCCCTGGCCGACGGCAAGACGGAGTTCGGCACTGCGAAGACCGTGGCCGCCATGGAGGCCGTGGTGCGCAACACCATGATCCAGGGGTGGCTGTCGGTGATCTTCGTGGTGCTGAGCATCATCGTGATCATCACGGCCTTGATCGCCACCGCGAAGGCGTTCCGTAATTCGGCGGACGGCGTTGCCCATGCCGACCATGAGGACCCGGCGTTGCCGTCCCGGAGCTATGCGCCGGCGGGATTCATTCCCACGGCGGCCGAGCGCGAACTCATGGCCGAATGGGACAAACTTCCGGCCGAGCTGCGGCTCGAAAAGTCGGCGCACCACTGA
- a CDS encoding HAD family hydrolase, which translates to MTPDSAGVSAAERAPAVVHRTQQPAARDVRLAVLAMVGTTVFDGGLMESAMARTLADQGVAAGSEQFERMLRYARDTSGTSKLAVFRHLFAEPARASAANSFFERSCDELIADGVIQAVPGAEDAIGWLRDAGIKICLATGFGRHTQNMVLESLGWMGLADLSLCPADAGRGRPYPDMILTAVLALDLDDVREVAVVGDSCADIESGLRAGATTVAGVLTGAHGEPALRAAGATAVVQSIRDLPVLLEPRSA; encoded by the coding sequence ATGACTCCGGACTCAGCGGGCGTATCCGCAGCAGAACGCGCACCGGCGGTAGTGCACCGGACGCAGCAGCCCGCCGCCCGGGACGTCCGGCTCGCCGTACTGGCCATGGTGGGCACTACTGTGTTCGACGGCGGCCTCATGGAGAGTGCCATGGCGCGCACGCTGGCTGACCAGGGGGTCGCGGCGGGCTCGGAACAGTTCGAACGCATGCTCCGCTACGCCCGGGACACTTCAGGGACGTCAAAACTGGCTGTCTTCCGTCACCTGTTCGCGGAACCGGCACGCGCCTCCGCCGCGAACAGCTTCTTCGAGCGAAGCTGCGATGAACTCATCGCCGACGGCGTCATCCAGGCAGTTCCGGGAGCGGAGGACGCAATCGGCTGGCTGCGGGACGCCGGCATCAAAATCTGCCTTGCCACCGGTTTCGGGCGCCACACCCAGAACATGGTGCTGGAAAGCCTCGGCTGGATGGGGCTTGCCGACCTCAGCCTCTGTCCTGCCGACGCAGGACGCGGACGGCCTTATCCGGACATGATCCTGACCGCCGTCCTGGCCCTTGACCTCGACGACGTCCGTGAGGTCGCCGTCGTGGGCGACAGCTGCGCAGACATCGAGTCAGGACTTCGTGCCGGTGCCACCACGGTGGCCGGGGTGCTCACCGGAGCCCACGGGGAGCCGGCACTTCGCGCAGCCGGCGCCACCGCCGTAGTGCAGTCCATCCGTGACCTGCCGGTGCTGCTCGAACCGCGCTCCGCGTAG